A DNA window from Cutaneotrichosporon cavernicola HIS019 DNA, chromosome: 2 contains the following coding sequences:
- a CDS encoding uncharacterized protein (Putative adipose-regulatory protein (Seipin)): MSSAARRDRRYDGVPRQRAPPSPNSDFVEFVHRVLDICFSPITFPIRVIRDILTPPLTISVVIKGILAVLLILASAAFSTLAVGAFWWSWGVGGNVEVEGWLTYGSRTIRTPHATLQLPVDRFQEDLPYDVQVELELVRPSQSSEEMGNFMVTLDLRSLRAPEVSIVHVSQPSLPPPPLKTSLVSLPSIPTWYIPPCVIPWPFRSFCPSRVFGYAGVPDARIKERRRRGSLVSPARGNEVVLLTKELIEGTVINPGRGDLAIGSAFVSIGRDDTNLEAPGARYHREVRTTGWVVVRFVPHPTGLRWLMTANPLPPLIILPPVSFSLTVVSALIGFLVISFMGRRKGKPEEPQKAKERKKRVKDDPPERPDPRLAQLDRIWDARTSREETRAWDAIEARAAARRVASPFDVVQVVEHTTPRTHTPELTPHSTTDEETATETDGPNETTSATSATSGATGTGADTTGASQTGTSGSTSEWSDTWSDDQRY, encoded by the exons atGTCCTCCGCGGCCCGCCGAGATCGCCGCTACGACGGCGTCCCGCGACAACGGGCACCACCATCCCCCAACTCGGACTTTGTCGAGTTCGTCCATCGTGTCCTCGACATCTGCTTCTCTCC AATAACGTTCCCTATCCGCGTCATACGCGACATCCTCACCCCTCCTCTCACCATTAGCGTCGTCATCAAGGGCATCCTCGCGGtgctcctcatcctcgccagcgCAGCGTTCAGCACCCTCGCGGTCGGCGCGTTCTGGTGGTCTTGGGGCGTTGGGGGAaacgtcgaggtcgaggggtGGCTCACATACGGGTCGCGCACGATCCGCACGCCTCATGCTACTCTCCAGCTCCCCGTCGACAGATTCCAGGAGGACCTGCCGTACGATGTGCaagtcgagcttgagctcgttcGTCCCTCCCAAAGCTCCGAGGAGATGG GAAACTTTATGGTCACGCTCGACCTGCGCTCGTTGCGCGCCCCCGAGGTCTCGATTGTCCATGTCTCGCAACCT tcccttcccccaccaccactcaAGACCTCCCtcgtctccctcccctccatTCCTACGTGGTACATCCCGCCATGTGTGATCCCGTGGCCGTTCCGTTCGTTCTGCCCGTCCAGAGTGTTTGGGTACGCCGGTGTGCCCGATGCGAGGATCAAGgagcgccgccggcgcggaTCCCTCGTCTCCCCAGCCCGGGGGaacgaggtcgtcctcctcaccaaAGAGCTCATCGAGGGTACGGTCATCAACCCCGGCCgcggcgacctcgccatTGGCTCAGCTTTCGTGTCTATCG gccgCGACGACACCAACTTGGAGGCTCCCGGGGCGCGGTACCACCGCGAAGTACGCACTACCGGCTGGGTCGTGGTGCGCTTCGTTCCACACCCGACTGGCCTCCG atgGCTCATGACGGCCAacccgctgccgccgctgaTCATCCTCCCGCCCGTCTCGTTCTCGCTCACGGTCGTGTCGGCGCTCATCGGCTTCCTGGTCATCTCGTTCATGGGCAGACGCAAGGGCAAGCCCGAGGAACCGCAGAAGGCGAAGGAGCGGAAGAAGCGTGTAAAGGACGACCCGCCTGAGCGCCCAGACCCACGTCTGGCCCAACTAGACCGTATATGGGACGCGCGCACGTCACGCGAGGagacgagggcgtgggACGCGATCGAGGCACGTGCAGCGGCACGCCGCGTCGCCTCGCCGTTTGATGTCGTGCAGGTTGTGGAG CACACGACGCCGCGGACACACACGCCCGAGTTGACGCCCCATTCGAcgacggacgaggagacggcgacAGAGACAGATGGGCCCAACgagacgacgtcggcaacgTCGGCAACGTCGGGCGCAACGGGAACGGGGGCGGATACGACGGGCGCCAGCCAAACAGGGACGAGTGGAAGCACGAGCGAGTGGAGCGACACGTGGAGCGACGACCAGCGTTATTAG
- a CDS encoding uncharacterized protein (Beta-lactamase superfamily domain) — MNSAPTVQLILPSRDLLYDHHGPPSGPLGLSTERPTSFHNPWPSYRFATFSDALLAFQRGASVAAAQNEPECHACGEWTRVASRSASLNTFRENEEDDKDMVAPGGLFYDPEDDDGDETPVQEWGNDDGPGGLSYLARKVTHVTERPTGYIRPEMLGIQVDDEADDWREPPICVRPPRWLRGEGSDRESDRGEGGPAKPAVTWIGHASVLVQIPFTDGSGMAGVLFDPIFSLRCSPTQYVGPARSLNPPCSVAELPPIHLVIISHDHYDHLDYDSIIDLWNYHIDTVHFIVPLGLGQWFIDCGIPEAYINELDWWCEALVQFPSEGSRTSTPVSTYPQTREPEIDPSSRLRLKVACCPAQHRSGRGVFDQMATLWASWAVGVIPSNINNPLAPGMKNWNSFKVYFGGDTGYRYATAPDSDETAICPAFEEIGETYGPFSLALLPLSTGSSLPFLRKMFSLSLDQYTLTSSQHCSPADSLKIHGAVKARRTIGMHWGTFCDAAEARATRVEFGRARRDAAVGSDWENPGMKGVFVALDIGETVDVEP, encoded by the coding sequence ATGAACTCTGCACCAACCGTGCAGCTCATCCTACCAAGTAGGGACCTGCTCTACGACCACCACGGCCCTCCGAGCGGCCCCCTCGGTCTCTCGACGGAACGGCCGACGTCGTTCCACAACCCGTGGCCCTCGTACCGCTTCGCGACGTTCAGCGACGCCTTGCTCGCTTTCCAGCGCGGCGCATCGGTTGCAGCGGCCCAGAATGAGCCGGAATGCCACGCGTGTGGAGAGTGgacgcgcgtcgcgtcgcgctcggcatcCCTCAATACCTTCCGTGAAaacgaggaggatgacaagGACATGGTGGCACCGGGCGGGCTGTTCTACGACCctgaggacgacgatggcgacgagacTCCGGTCCAAGAGTGGGGAAACGACGACGGGCCAGGTGGTCTAAGTTACCTGGCGCGTAAAGTGACGCACGTCACGGAGCGGCCAACGGGATACATCCGCCCTGAGATGCTGGGCATacaggtcgacgacgaggcggacgacTGGCGCGAGCCGCCTATTTGCGTCCGCCCTCCCCGATGGCTCCGTGGAGAAGGGAGCGATCGCGAGAGTGACCGCGGTGAGGGCGGGCCGGCAAAGCCCGCCGTGACTTGGATCGGGCATGCTAGTGTGCTCGTCCAGATTCCGTTTACGGATGGGAGCGGGATGGCGGGCGTGCTCTTCGACCCTATTTTCTCGCTCCGCTGCTCACCGACCCAGTACGTTGGGCCTGCACGCAGTCTCAACCCGCCATGTtcggtcgccgagctcccGCCCATTCATCTCGTTATAATCAGCCATGACCATTACGACCACCTTGACTACGACAGCATCATAGACTTGTGGAACTACCACATCGATACCGTGCACTTCATCGTGCCCCTGGGTCTCGGACAGTGGTTTATCGACTGCGGGATTCCAGAGGCTTATATCAACGAGCTTGACTGGTGGTGTGAGGCACTGGTGCAGTTCCCATCAGAGGGATCCCGAACGTCAACACCAGTATCCACCTACCCGCAGACAAGAGAACCTGAGATCGACCCATCCTCAAGACTTAGGCTCAAGGTAGCGTGCTGTCCGGCGCAACACCGTTCCGGCCGCGGAGTCTTTGACCAGATGGCAACACTGTGGGCGTCGTGGGCAGTGGGCGTCATCCCCTCAAACATCAACAACCCCCTCGCGCCAGGTATGAAGAACTGGAACTCGTTCAAGGTATATTTCGGCGGCGACACGGGGTACCGATACGCAACAGCCCCAGACTCGGACGAGACGGCAATCTGTCCGGCCTTTGAGGAGATCGGCGAAACCTACGgccccttctccctcgccctcctgcCACTGAGCACGGGGAGCAGCCTGCCGTTCCTGCGCAAGATGTTCAGCCTCTCGCTCGACCAGTACACGCTCACGTCGAGCCAACACTGCTCCCCGGCTGACAGTCTCAAGATCCACGGCGCGGTCAAGGCACGGCGTACAATCGGGATGCACTGGGGCACATTCTGTGATGCGGCCGAGGCACGCGCGACACGGGTCGAATTTGGGAGGGCACGTCGAGACGCTGCGGTGGGAAGCGACTGGGAGAATCCAGGGATGAAGGGCGTGTTCGTCGCCCTTGATATTGGTGAGAcggtcgacgtcgagccgTAG
- a CDS encoding uncharacterized protein (FAD binding domain), with translation MTTRQRPRVAVVGSGLAGLTTAYLLTREGADVWLIDKAPRLGFHAWSVELEPANALALDLAEKRPAAGDTPAVDVPMRSFQGGYYPLLIALYRHLGLPLSPAAFTFSFASLPTGRPLDENDTYFIHSGASGVSLPSLPTQAWRSPGAFARAVLALLGVGLCYIVLLVIAFASWHGLVSAVTFGQLVDAVAARLERPLPLVRTPLGRVFKSFAADIVLPLFSAVGTMTADDVWSTRADVLLDYIHAGVGTSHYSIGGAMSARDVARLLAEPVRAQGADHVRLGTGIDGITYADDGLTLSLGDDEITVDRVVVATQASAARALLATLEPSLPKPEARRVARMRSALADVHYRDTIVVTHRDRAVLPIPEDVRDINLVQPATPDVPGDATPELASGASSAPSSPCPTPRGITPFFAPEQGYTMATHLVAPPGVEPVLQTTNPAVPIGGELLGVARLERALPLADDDTLNGLHPRRGPGEGRARVFLAGSYAYPGIPLLEGCVGSARRVVEDMLGREVRCIDWDAGRGSFAGRAWRWRRSPRAGGY, from the exons ATGACTACGCGCCAACGAccgcgcgtcgccgtcgtaGGCTCTggcctcgccggcctcacCACCGCCTACCTCCTTACCCGGGAGGGCGCAGACGTTTGGCTTATCGACAAG gcgcCGCGGCTAGGCTTCCATGCATGgagcgtcgagcttgagccaGCAAACGCTCtggccctcgacctcgccgagaaACGCCCTGCAGCAGGCGACACGCCCGCCGTCGATGTCCCCATGCGCTCGTTCCAAGGCGGGTACTACCCCCTCCTCATTGCGCTGTACCGCCACCTCGgtctccccctctcccccgcAGCCTTCACATTCTCCTTCGCATCACTGCCAACAGGCAGGCCTCTCGATGAGAACGACACATACTTCATCCACTCGGGCGCGTCCGGTgtctccctcccctccctcccgaCACAGGCGTGGCGCTCGCCGGGTGCATTCGCTCGCGcagtcctcgccctcctcggcgtcgggctGTGCTACAtcgtgctcctcgtcatcgcctTCGCGAGCTGGCATGGCCTCGTAAGCGCCGTGACATTCGGCCAGCTCGttgacgccgtcgcggcgcgcCTTGAGCGGCCACTCCCCTTGGTACGGACACCCCTCGGAAGGGTGTTCAAGAGCTTTGCGGCTGACATTgtcctccccctcttcaGCGCCGTCGGGACCATGACGGCAGACGACGTGTGGAGCACTCgcgccgacgtcctcctAGACTACATCCACGCCGGGGTTGGCACTAGCCACTACTCTATCGGCGGGGCAAtgagcgcgcgcgacgtcgcccgcctcctAGCTGAGCCGGTGCGCGCACAGGGAGCCGACCACGTGCGTCTCGGCACCGGCATCGACGGCATCACCTACGCTGACGACGGACTGACCCTCTCGCtgggtgacgacgagatcaCGGTCGACCGTGTGGTGGTCGCGACTCAggcgagcgccgcgcgcgccctcctcgccaccctcgaGCCGAGCCTGCCTAAACCTgaggcgcgtcgcgtcgcgcgcatgcgctccgccctcgccgacgtgcaCTATCGCGACACGATTGTCGTCACGCACCGCGACCGCGCTGTGCTCCCGATCCCAGAGGACGTGCGCGACATCAACCTCGTGCAGCCCGCGACCCCCGACGTGCCAGGCGACGCGACACCCGAGCTCGCGTCGGGCGCGTCGAGTGctccgtcgtcgccgtgtCCTACACCGCGCGGGATTACGCCCTTCTTCGCCCCCGAGCAGGGGTACACGATGGCGAcgcacctcgtcgcacCGCCTGGCGTCGAGCCCGTGCTGCAGACAACGAACCCGGCCGTCCCCATTGGCGGGGagctgctcggcgtcgcgcggtTGGAGCGCGCTCTGCCTCTCGCTGACGACGACACACTTAATGGCCTTCACCCCCGGCGTGGGCCAGGGGAAGGACGAGCCCGTGTCTTTCTGGCCGGCTCATACGCGTACCCCGGCATCCCGCTACTTGAAGGGTGTGTGGGcagcgcgcggcgcgtcgtggAGGACATGCTGGGTCGTGAGGTGCGGTGCATCGACTGGGACGCTGGGCGAGGGTCGTTCGCCGGTCGGGCTtggcgatggaggaggagcccgCGGGCAGGCGGGTATTAG